The sequence CAATTTGGAATTTTTTATATTAGTAGCCCACCATTAAGATACCCTATATTAGAGCAACCACTATCGAACGGAGTAAAGATAAAAAAACTAGactaaaaccaaaaaccaaaccatATTTGTCTTTAGTTTGGTTTTGGTCGAGCGTAATTTAAAATTACGCCCGTCGTGAGACGCAAATATTACTTGGGTTTGGAGTGGGGCAGAGTAATAATTGTCGTTTGCGAGTGAGGCGGAAATACAAGTTGCGTCTTTGTGAAGCGTGATTTTAACGTACGCCTGACGGGACGTTATTTTAACATTTAAGTTCTGCCCCATATCAGACAAACCTTTATACATCCGCTCCACCATATTTGCTCCTACACCATAACGTCGCACCATGGACTAAACCCATTCCTTTTaatctttttttggtttttactcTTTGATTATGGTGGCACCACTACAGTTGCTCTTAGAAACCCAAAATTAAGTCTAGAACTACTAGTTTTAACATTTGGTTTGCAAGCACTTACTGATTATGATATGTTGCAACTGTGTTCAATTCTTGTCGAGTTTGTTGTGTATCCGGTGATTCAAGTTGGAATTCATGAAACATCACTTGTTCAAACCTTTCCACAGAAAAAATGATAAAGATGGAGGTGCAAATGTTTGGAAGTTTTTTGATTTAGGATTTTACTGAATCATAATTCTTTAATGGAGTTTTAATATTAACATTAACGGGTAaccaaaaaagaagagaaaaaggaagaacaaTCATACTCCAGAGCTGTTGATGTATGATGCTTCTAGTATTTTGTTAGGTAACTTACACAGGCTTCGTTATTGACTCAGTCCCCTATTAGGTCTCCTCTCACACATCTTCTCCATGTAACCGATCTTTATGTATTTGAAGCAAGCTAACAGTTCCATCGATTTACTTCTGCTTAATAGATGCGGGTTTTTCATCTCATAAGTAGGTTAGAATTATTACTGCGAAATTTACATACTAAAAAGAGTAAAGGACTATAAAGTCTATGCAATTAGCCAGCTAAAGTAGTGGCTGCACAACTTCCTACTGTACATGCAAGAACATCCATGTATTCCCTTGTGATTGTGAATGAATCATAAACATTTCCATCCCTGCTATTCTTGTATTCAAAAAggagagatgtgtggttcaacgCAGTCATTTTTACGAATCCAAAATCGTAATCTTGGTACAAACTCCACTTTGTCTTTAGAGATGAGAAACTCGATAGATGGCTTCCACCCCCTCCCACAACAACGTGAATCGTTCCATTCCATAACCCTGAAAAGTGCGATGTTTCTGAGCTGACACAGATATTCTGCATGTCATGACAGCATAATGAACAACAAACACCAACGCATGTGTTAGACTATTACTCATTACTGGTCGACTAATCAATATAGTGACATATATTATGCATACCTCATAAATTAGGCATGTTCTCTCATAGCTGTGAACATGACCATAGTAAGCAATATCAACTCTATATTTCTGCCACAGCTGCTGAAGACTGCTTCTTCCCATTGGTTCTTCAAATGAACCTTGTTGAGCATACCAATCATTGGATGAATAACCTAGAACACGATGAGTAGCAAAAATAAGCCATGGTTGTTTTTGCCTGTCAGTTGTTGCAAAACATTTCTCGATGAATTTGTACTGCTCGGTTCCCTCTCTCCAGTCATGTTCCGAGTCACCAATGCAAAATCGAAACATTCCATAATCTACAGAGTACCTAATCATCAGGAAAGACCCAAAACTTGAGAAATTGCATTTGCCAAAAAAATACATAGATACAGGATTAGCTACTTATATAAGTAAGCAATCATAATTTCTAATTTTTTATATTAATACCAGTAGTTTGCACGATTTTCCGGAGGCACGTAGAACATTGTTTCAGCAGGTACACCACATTCACCACCAGAGTCTGCTGTGTTATAAAAGGATCCTGAATTTGGCCAGTCTCGTTCGTGATTACCACTAAAATTGACATTTGCTAAACAGTTAGGGTTGATTATGCGCATTAATCATAAATGTCCGCCATATGCTAGTTGAATGTAACTTTAACATACCTAGCAACCATGTATGGTACAGCAGAAGCAATGGGTTCAATCATTTCGGTGAATTGATCCCATTGTGATAGGAAACCGTTTGCGTAAGACAAGTCACCAATGTGAAAGACTATATCATAGTTACCCAAGTCCTTGGTAAGAGTATCAGTGGTGTTAAGAGATCCCGGCTGGTAATTTTGATAATCATTGGATCCATCACGTTCTGCCTTTCCAGTGTCTCCAAATATGATAATGCGTTGCAACGAGTTCTGCCCAGGATATGGTGGTGCAGTAAATGAATAgttattactccaaacatatgcACCATCCATCAATTTATGACCCAACTTATATGTATATCTGTAAAATTTGCATCATGAATCTGAATATTATTGAACCCTTAATTAACACAATAGATTATCTACTGGATTAATGAAAACCCAACTTACTTTAGATTTGGCCACAAGTTCTTTAAGAAACTCGTGTGAAAGAAGCCTGGTTCTCTCCAACCAATAGTTCTTGCAGGTGGACCTGATTCAAAAAAACGTTGTATTACATGTATGAAGTTACATGTATCTGCATATAGCCATATAGCAAAACATCGTTCAGTGAGTCACTAGGTGAATATATCGTACCACACATGCTGGTTTGGGTGAATGTCAATGTTCCTGCTGGAGACCGAACTTGTTCTTCACCCTGGAGCCCCCATTGAACGAAAGGGACAGCCTCGTTTATGTCATAGTCACTTGTCCAAGTTACAGTCATCTATATCAAACATTTGCAATGGTATTAAGCGAGCAACAGAAATATGTTCCGCAGAAACAAAAACTGAAAATGAATTGTAATGTGGACTTAATTACTTCATCCCAAGACTTTCCAAGAGCAAGACGAGGATAAAGAGGTGCCTTTGGGTTTGCAAAAGAGATCTTGTTTGAAGTAGCTATTAACTTCGGCTACAAAATAAATTCCGTTACAAATAGGTAAGATATGATACTAATTAGAACTCATAAACAAGTAATTCTTATAACAACTATGTGAAGCCTTACCTTGGCAAGCCCACCAGAAAATAATGCAAATGCAAAGTCGTATCTCTGATCGATCAGACGGAACCTCAAAGATCCATTACCCGTATTTACATAGTCTGGAGTTGAATGATTTGCAAATTGGTACTGTTAAACATATCATTTAATTCAAATACATTAGATGAACTAATTCCTCACTAACAACTTCATAGGAGCCTAAGTTTTGGAAAAATACTATCGACAACTCGGTAGCTCAGTTCAAGCCCCAAACTAGTTAACTAATAATGCTTAACCAAATTGTTCTGTAGTTGGGATTTTATTCGGGCCCGAGAACTGGTTGCTAGTCCACTCCTTGAGATTCACAAGTCATGGTTATTTTTCAGAATTTTCTAGATAAGACCATAATCTAAAATAGTTTTTAGAGATTAATTAAACCTTGATTGGggcatgttgagattattagtcccacattgtctgggtttctaagatcctgcggtttataatcctttgggcctctccactcatagtCAATTggatttgagttggatgcccgtattctaacatggtatcagagcaggctatttgtgtcgagtcaaatgaccgcacctttactccgcgttaCCCGATTTATtgttccacgtgttagacccaacgaggctacacgtgagggggcgtgttgagattattaatcccacattgtctgggtttctaagatcctgcggtttataatcctttgggcctctccactcattgccaattggttttgagttggatgcccgtattctaacagggCAGAAACCAACATTGGACTTAGGCGAGCAGGATTTCCCATGGTTGGCACATATGTGGAAGCACTGCATATTTTAAATCAACCAAATTAGCTTCTGATACACAAACTAATGCTACTGCATAAGACATGCCAAAATATTACTTGAAAATAGCTGGAGAAAACACTGCGACCCAATCATCTGCGGTTGGATGGGGGTGTTTAAACTTCACATTTATCCATTGGCTACTCTCTCCCTGCAATATTAGACAATTTATAGTCAAGAACAAATGAAATCTTGTGATATATCCCTAAATATATAACCATGAAAATGAATCTCAAATACCGCGGCATGTGTCCTCGACCAAAGCAAATCCAAAGCCAAAAACTAGTATATTTTTTTTACGCAAAAAGGGAAATAGATTAAAAAGGCCGTAACACCAATAAGCGGTAACAACATTTAGAAGCGGCAACAACATCACTCATGTTGCTTCTTTCAAATCTTTGAAGCAATATAGCGAACAACAAACGTGCATTCAGTTATGAAGGGACTGACATTACAGATGGAAGCGGAAGATGTGCTTCATTGTCCACAGCTAGCTAGAGAAATACATGAGTGTTGAACCTAAGTAAGCTACGTACCTTTAATCCGAGAAGACGAGTAGTTGCTTTAATGGAAGCTTCTGCATGAATCCCAAGTCGGAGTTCGTGCATAGAAATCTTAGACAAAGGTTGGACACCGATCATTTCTTGTTGATTAGTATAGTAATCAACATTAATATTATTGCTCTCAACAACATAACTACATAACATACAACATACTAAAACAGAAACAGAAACTATCTTAAAGCTTATCTCCATTGGTTGTATTTGTTTACTTTGAGTTGAAAGAACCCCGAGAATGGTATTATATGCTTCACAAGGTCTTGCCTTTTGTGAATATGTACAAACTTGATCGTATAGAGTTTAACAATGCCGATCAAAATTATTGGACTttatcttaattttttttgtttttttagtttcTTGAGAAGTTTCGGAGTGCTTTTTCACGTTGCAAGAGATTACTAGTGATAAGAATGAAAAAGTAGGTGGTTACATAAGGTTTATCTTTGACATGGCTGTTCTTACTAGCTCTGACATGTTATCCCTACCAGTGAAACAAACATTGTTACAACTGAATTGCAAGTTGCAACAAGTGTTCAATTTCTCAAAGTAAACTGATCATTGCCAATATATTAGCGAATATACACCTCATATTGATAGTGACAAAGTTAGTCATGGCATGTATATTCTGGTAAAAGGTTTCAATTCGATATATTGAAAGAGTAGATTACAACAAGTTCTTATAAAGAGTTGCATTAGCATAATGAAAGGAAATAAAGGAAATACAAACTAATTAAAACAAAATATACATGGTATGTAAACAAGAAAACAAGATAAGGGAAGATGCAAACTAATCAACAGAATATACACGATTTGGAAACAAAGATAATATCATATATATGCCATATGTTTCAACACTCTACCTCAACCTCAAGATAGTGCAGAACACAATTTGAGGTTGCTTATCAGAAAATGCAGTCTAGCAGAAGGTAGGGACTTGGTGACGAGATCTGCAAGTTGAAATACTGATCGAACATAAGGCAGTGTACTGGTCTTTTCTTGAAGTGATGACGTACAAAGCGGATGTCTATTTCTATATGTTTTGTACGTTCATGAAAGACATCATTATGAGCAATGTGGATAGCAGCTTTATTATCGCAATATAGAGGAGTCGACTCTGTTAAGTGAATTCCCATGTCACCAAGAAGCCATCGTAACCAAACTATCTCAGAAGTAGTATGTGCTAGCGTCATATACTCAGCATCAGCACTAGAAAGAGAAACTACTTATTGTTTCTTACTTCGtcatgagattaaagaattgGCTAGAAACATATAATATCCGGTAGTAAAACGTCTATCTGTAACATCCCCTGCCCAATACGAGTTTGTGTATGCACGAAGACGAAAATCTGATGTAGAAGAAAAGTGTAATCCCTGATATAAAATGCCCTTGATATACCGTATAATTCGAAGAACTGCAGCAAAATGTGAAGTATGAGGAGCATACATGAATTGACTGATTATATGAACTGCATAGCtaatatcaggtcttgtaatAGTCAAATAGTTGAGACTACAACAAGTTGACGATACAGAGTTGGATTGGATAGAACTGTTCCATCCGTAGGATTGAGTTATACATTCAGTTCAAGAGGTATTTCTGCAACTTTTCTATCAGTTAGTCCAACAGGGAGAAGAATTTCAAATCCATACTTAACTTGAGATATGAAGTATCTGTCACATGATATATAAACTTCTATGCCAAGAAAGTATCTTAAGTGACCAAGATATTTCATTTTAAAGCATGAATTTAAGTGGGAATTCAGAGCAATACTAACTTTTGTGTCATTACATTTTATtaccatatcatcaacataagacAAGGAGTGCCATTCCCTTAATTATTTTCCGGATAAACATTGTTGAGTCGTATAGACTTCGAGTGAAACCATACTGAAGAATAGCTGTGGAGAAATTTTCAAACCAAGCACGTGGTGCTTATTTAAAACCATATAGAGTTTTACGAAGCTTACAAACTTGATTAGGCAAGTGATCTAAACTTGGAGGTGGTCGCATATAGACTTCTTCCTAAagtttgtagttgcatcttttctgatggctACACCCAAATAGATCTAACGGTTATAAAATTATGAACATCCAAgattcaaagataaacaagatataAAGAACATGATAGTAAATATGAACACAAGTATTTGACGTGGTTCGGCCTTGTAGACCTACAATCACAGAGAAGAAAATTATATCTTTATTATTGAAGGTCTTACCCTTAGATGAATTACAAATATCACTTACATTTCCCACTCTTTATTTCTCTAAATGTCTCTctagaattctctgtagaaagaccatctaaaatTACATGTCCATTTCCTTATACATGGACTAGTATTTATATACAAACTGGACTGACGAAGATATGATGCGGTACTACTGAACTGGTGGTATCATCATACATCTCACCATTGCTCGGGCTGGATCTTCATTGTTCTTCCTCCAAGTATATCGCTTGGGTCCTTCTTCGGGTTGCTCCCTTATATGTCGTGTTTCCTTTCTTGTCATTCGTCATTTTTTATCCGAGATTATGATACGATGTACTCCTTACAGTTGTATCACATCTCTTATGATTTTCATTTAATGTCATGTTCTCTTTTGAGATTTGACTGTTAGTGTGATTTGACTACTCTTTACACACGTCTTTCATGTGATTAAGTAGCAGACGCCTTTGTTCTGGTGTAATCACCTTTTAGGGCGTGATTCGTTGATCCTCTGTATTATCTTATCATCAGATGACTTCATGTGATGCTTACACGTGGTGATTGGATATTTAGCCCTCACAatctgttctttttcttttcatcttaCCAGGGGTACGATGGGAAGAAAACATACGACTGTCTTTTCACCTTCGCCAACGTCCCGAGTTTTCCGCCATGCCTTCTTCTTTAATTTGTTTTTACCTGCTGGACTTGAGGCGCCGGTTGATTGTCCAAGGGATCTTTGCCTTATATAAAACCTTTTGGGATAAAGAATCACAtttactttctttttttcttttgcataTTTCAGATCTTTTGTTCTCTTGCTCCCATGTCTTTTTCTGTTCTTTCTTAACTTCTCGATCTTCATAAAGGCTACATCATGTCTGGAAGAAGTTCTCCATCTCGAAAGCGGTAAgtgttctctctttttctttttaaggttgtTCCTTCTGTTTGTGGTTTTCACCATCGTTCTTTGGCTAGTCGTCGATtttcttagggttttgttttctttttatcagTTCATGTTTCTGATACTTCATTTCATCAATCTTCTTAGTTCTGATAAAAGGGTTGCGTCTAAATCTTCCAACACCGGTAAATCGCCTGAAATGACTGACACCGCTTACTTGGAGAATTTGAAGGTGAAAGTACCATTTGCAGAGATTCAAAGTCTCTTTTTCTAGCCCTGAGAAGCAGGCCCAAATCCTTACTAAGGAAATCGCCGAACTACCTTGTGGTCCGAACGAGATTATCGTGGCTGAAGGTCATCTAGATACGGGACTTCGCTTGCCTTTGTATTGTCCACTGAACTCATTTTAATATGAAGTTATTTCTCTCCTTATTCCTCAGAGGGGTGTGGTCCAGCCTGGTGGTAATTGTTGGCGGATTCTTCGAGAGTGTGCTCGTCTGACCAAAGGCAAGGTCACATATCATGAGAAGAACGAGTTTGTTCCTTCCCAAGCCGATTTATGCACTACCGAGAACTTCGTGGAGAATTATTGGTTCTATCAGCTTGGAGACAAATTTGAGGGTTTTGGTGTGGGGATTCCAAGGTCTCGTCGTGCTTTGAGAGGTCCCTTGCTCCTTTCTAACATGGATCCTCCCAATTCCAGCAATCTTACACTTCGTAAGACTGACGATCTGAAGTGGTATTTGGTTCCTCTTCGGATCGTGTGTCCCTGGGTCTATTGTTGAACGAGCTCGGAGGTGTCCTTCCTCAGCTTCCCGATGCACATGGTCATCTTCCTGCCTATAGGCCCTGGGAGATTACGTGGATTACTGCTCCTGTTCGTGAGCGTCGAGTGCATACTGTTCGAGATGTTGAGGATGCTAAGGTATAAAATACTATCATTTTATTAAGGTTTATATACATTAATTGCCGCTGTATTATAGCTTAGTATCTGATGTCGCTTGCTTGCAGCGAGGAAAGGCTGCGGATGGTTCTGGCCCTTCAAATATATATTCCTATTGATGCTGCTACTCAAGCTACAGATATTGATCTTTCTGCTTTATTTGATGATAACGAGATGATTATCATGGATGAATCCTTACTTGAGTATGTGGACTAAGTGATCCTGTACAAGTCTTTCCCCTCTCGGGATGATGATATGGCGCCGAGATCGGAGTTGGGGATGCCTCGGGCGAGTAATATCGTTGATAAGGGTGTTTCATCCGATGCTGGCGCCGAGATCGGAGTTGGACTTCATATCTCAAGTGGTGTGAGTAATGTTTTTATTGGCACTGGTGTACCTAGTTCTTTTGGTAGTGGTTTCCCAAGTGCGTCTATCGTTCCTTCTTCTCCTTCCTTCACCATTTTTGGTGGAGATGCTAGTGCTTCTTCGATGTTATTTTTTGATGAGTTCGTTAAACTAAGTGAGGACGAGCAAGCCAGAGTTTTAAGTTCTCTAGATAAGCGTACTCAGCATCGGATTGTGACCTTGGTAAGTTGTTGTGATTTAATTTGTTTTTGTCATGCCTTTGATTGCCCTAGTCTTACTGGTATTATTACTTTGTTTTCTAGAGTAATAACTTGAAGACTGCCATTTTCCGAGTCTCGGGTATCAAGGAAGTGATCCAGAGCTATTGAGGGCGATGTTAGTCGTTTGCAGTTTAATCTGGATGCTGCAAAGCGAGAGGCCGAGACTTTGCGTCATGATAAGAAGGAGTATGaagttattttgttttttttttctttactacTTTTTGTTAGAAGACTAGGCACCTTGAGTCTGAATTAGTCCTTCTATTGgtagtcaccatcaatcaattgGAGGAGAAAATAGAGATTACTACGCTTAATCATGCTATGGAGCTTCACTCTgtgaatgttagagcatagctcggttcaacccaccaagcattggtatatcaagtttggttgtcatattttagtgaataaaaactcatttaagagtcgcttgactatgtactagagtcaactttgtataggttagcttgaaagtattaggatatgagacattacaagtattgcgaagacttgaagaagtgaagaagtaagaagctacaacgaaaacatcatccttccacttgaggttagtgatattttccttgaactgtttcattccctagcgtatctttcaaatcgtgcatattgaaaacaaaactacaaagcatgaacactctagatagacatagtattaaggaatacaatatgaagtttaatgcttaaccattaaactttgtagataagacatcgacataatagttTAAATGCTAttctgattatgtatgggtatgaggtgaggatttcatcctaggaaacaatgttttacatgtgttttaaagaagtaagttcataaacttgtttatgaatcgaaaaggaaatcaccatgcgttattgggattgttattcattgcatatcttgtgaatatccaatatatgtgatttagtataaccgctcacgacttgtttatgttcttggtagaactattcacaaaggcctgacttatttattggcatgacttttattagtgaaaccgatcttaaataatcacatgtgatgtatgatcgagtttgtgattgactggaccgaatctgggtaaaggggaaccgatcctataaagaggtgcagtacatcacaaaggggaatcgatccttgtatgaggtgcaataaggtttatagcagaaaggggaaccaatcctatgaacatgtgcaccacgtttttaggcaaaaggcaaccgatcctatggacatgtgcaacacatataagttagataccatatatatgtggggaaccgatcctaatacctagtcaaccgaattttggaaagctagtgtgactatgcatagtactcacatggaggtagaaccaaaagttgttttggtagaaccgttaaacccatgatttgtgattgagtgttccttaatcaatcgcatagttcttgaaagttatatgaaccaattctaaacttgtttggaagtgtggaaaatcggtttcaagggtgtaagtataaaagaggacttacaaagtaaggatatcgacacactttgaacacaggcagtattgtttatcttttattgttcaaagttattcctttgAACACAGGCAGGATctaaattaaataagttaagaattttttaattaaggttgttaattttatatatggaaaataagaattagtaatgtgcatttactagttaaagattttccaaagagattttcggtcattaatttggacagagcatttccaggaattatgaaaaccgaatttggaatgtatggaatatctttgagaatattttcggttttggaaattccttggtgtccaaacttccttgtctataaatacttgaattttgcatttctaccaaactaatccttcgtgacagcaaacatCCTCGGctgtattgtta comes from Papaver somniferum cultivar HN1 chromosome 7, ASM357369v1, whole genome shotgun sequence and encodes:
- the LOC113293525 gene encoding nucleotide pyrophosphatase/phosphodiesterase-like, which produces MEISFKIVSVSVLVCCMLCSYVVESNNINVDYYTNQQEMIGVQPLSKISMHELRLGIHAEASIKATTRLLGLKGESSQWINVKFKHPHPTADDWVAVFSPAIFNASTYVPTMGNPARLSPMLVSAHVNTGNGSLRFRLIDQRYDFAFALFSGGLAKPKLIATSNKISFANPKAPLYPRLALGKSWDEMTVTWTSDYDINEAVPFVQWGLQGEEQVRSPAGTLTFTQTSMCGPPARTIGWREPGFFHTSFLKNLWPNLKYTYKLGHKLMDGAYVWSNNYSFTAPPYPGQNSLQRIIIFGDTGKAERDGSNDYQNYQPGSLNTTDTLTKDLGNYDIVFHIGDLSYANGFLSQWDQFTEMIEPIASAVPYMVASGNHERDWPNSGSFYNTADSGGECGVPAETMFYVPPENRANYWYSVDYGMFRFCIGDSEHDWREGTEQYKFIEKCFATTDRQKQPWLIFATHRVLGYSSNDWYAQQGSFEEPMGRSSLQQLWQKYRVDIAYYGHVHSYERTCLIYENICVSSETSHFSGLWNGTIHVVVGGGGSHLSSFSSLKTKWSLYQDYDFGFVKMTALNHTSLLFEYKNSRDGNVYDSFTITREYMDVLACTVGSCAATTLAG